A stretch of DNA from Clostridia bacterium:
CACTTGCTTATAGATCTTACGAAAGTATTAAAAGAGTCCGAAAGCACGCTTGAGGAAAGCGGCGTCGTAGACGTCGGCGCACTGTCGGAAGATACGGCGATGACCTTTCCGTCGGGCGCGAGGTTTTTTGTCAAGTTTAAAAACCTTATGGACTGCGTAACTCTTTCGCTTAAATGCGAGTGCGAGTATTTATCCGAATGCGCGCGCTGCCTTAAAGAGGTACACGGCACTGTGTCGTTCGACTTTGAAAGCATTGTAAAGGTCGACGACGAGGGCGGTTTTCTTTTGGACGCGGACGCGGTGGTCATTGATTCGTCGGGCAGGCTCGATGTGAACGAGCTTGTGTTGAGTCTTTTGGTCATGCAGCTTCCAATGAAGGTGCTCTGCCGCGAGGACTGCAGGGGCCTTTGCCCAAAATGTGGCCGCGACCTTAACGAGGGCGAATGCGGGTGCGATAAACATGAAGTCGATCCGAGGCTTTTAAAGCTTAAAGAGCTTTTGGATAACGATAAATAAGCAAATAATAATGATTTCTATAAAGGGAGGTGTTCGGTATGGCAGTACCGAAGAGGAAGGTCTCAAAAGCAAGAAGAGATAAAAGACGTGCAAATTGGAAGCTCGATTTGCCGGGCATGTCAAAATGTCCTCAGTGTCAGGAGATAAAGGCTCCGCATAAGGCTTGCTCCAACTGCGGATACTACAACGGAAGACAGATCTTAA
This window harbors:
- the rpmF gene encoding 50S ribosomal protein L32 — its product is MAVPKRKVSKARRDKRRANWKLDLPGMSKCPQCQEIKAPHKACSNCGYYNGRQILKTSEA
- a CDS encoding DUF177 domain-containing protein: MLIDLTKVLKESESTLEESGVVDVGALSEDTAMTFPSGARFFVKFKNLMDCVTLSLKCECEYLSECARCLKEVHGTVSFDFESIVKVDDEGGFLLDADAVVIDSSGRLDVNELVLSLLVMQLPMKVLCREDCRGLCPKCGRDLNEGECGCDKHEVDPRLLKLKELLDNDK